From a single Buteo buteo chromosome 14, bButBut1.hap1.1, whole genome shotgun sequence genomic region:
- the ZIC5 gene encoding zinc finger protein ZIC 5: protein MFLKAGRGKKITTASVDGLGCVVMEPPLSKRNPTLRLADLAAAQPHPHQNMTGFPGLGNHHGHPHHAAHLHPGDAGGDPGGALPPLGPEHMAQPAALKLTPEALTAAAFAAPAAAAATTASAAATATAAAATTAAYAPPAAAALPGYPSGGAAGRDFLLRRELPPAAAAAAAAAAAAAHGALGEQHPPAGSPHLPPPPPHGVFISAGGTYGAADGAHAAFPPPPPGEQGAPAGRHPPLNGQMRLGLAAAAGELYGRAEAHYGAAAAAASSASSSALQGYGSVNLNPAAAGHGHPHHPHPPAAAAGAFLRYMRQPIKQELICKWIDREPPPPPPPPPPPPPPGGRKPCSKTFSTMQELVSHVTVEHVGGPEQSSHVCYWEECPREGKPFKAKYKLINHIRVHTGEKPFPCPFPGCGKVFARSENLKIHKRTHTGEKPFKCEFDGCERKFANSSDRKKHSHVHTSDKPYYCKIRGCDKSYTHPSSLRKHMKIHCKSPPPSPPPGSQVYPAAGPPDGPLPPEAEPAAEPTRGRGAAAALSPPVTNLSEWYVCQAGGAPRRPRSPSSRDASPASEGGDEPHRTSAGRTAP from the exons ATGTTTTTGAAGGCGggtagagggaaaaaaataacaacagcgAGCGTAGATGGGCTTGGCTGTGTCGTTATGGAGCCCCCTTTGAGCAAGAGGAACCCGACACTGAGATTAGCGGATTTGGCAGCGGCTCAGCCCCATCCTCACCAGAACATGACAGGCTTCCCGGGGCTGGGGAACCACCACGGCCACCCCCACCACGCGGCCCACCTCCACCCCGGGGACGCGGGCGGCGACCCCGGCGGGGCCCTCCCGCCGCTGGGACCCGAGCACATGGCGCAGCCCGCCGCCCTCAAGCTCACGCCCGAGGCGCTCACCGCCGCCGCTTtcgccgcgcccgccgccgccgccgccaccaccgcctccgccgccgccaccgccaccgccgccgccgccaccaccgccgcctacgcgccgcccgccgccgccgccctcccggGCTACCCGtcggggggggcggcgggccgggaTTTCCTCCTACGGCGGGagctgccccccgccgccgccgccgccgccgccgctgccgccgccgccgcgcacgGGGCGCTGGGCGAGCAGCACCCGCCCGCCggctccccccacctcccgcccccgccgccccacgGCGTCTTCATCTCGGCCGGCGGCACCTACGGCGCGGCCGACGGGGCGCACGCCGccttcccgccgccgccgcccggcgaGCAGGGAGCGCCCGCCGGCCGCCACCCGCCGCTCAACGGGCAGATGCGGCTGGGGctggcggccgccgccggggagcTCTACGGCCGCGCCGAGGCTCACtacggggcggccgccgccgctgcctcctccgcctcctcctcggCGCTGCAAGGCTACGGCTCGGTGAACCTCaacccggcggcggcgggccaCGGGCACCCGCaccacccccatcccc cggcggcggcggccggggcctTCCTGCGGTACATGCGGCAACCCATCAAGCAAGAGCTGATCTGCAAGTGGATCGACCGGgagccgcctcctcctcctcctcctcctccgcctccgCCGCCACCGGGCGGTAGGAAGCCTTGCTCCAAAACTTTCAGCACGATGCAGGAGCTGGTGAGCCATGTCACCGTGGAGCACGTCGGCGGGCCCGAGCAGAGCAGCCACGTGTGTTACTGGGAGGAGTGTCCCCGCGAAGGCAAGCCCTTCAAAGCGAAATACAAACTCATCAACCACATCCGAGTGCACACGGGAGAGaagcccttcccctgccccttccccggCTGCGGGAAGGTCTTTGCCCGCTCCGAAAACCTCAAGATCCACAAGCGGACTCATACAG GGGAGAAGCCCTTCAAGTGCGAGTTCGACGGCTGCGAGAGGAAGTTCGCCAACAGCAGCGACCGCAAGAAGCACTCCCACGTCCACACCTCCGACAAGCCCTACTACTGCAAGATCCGCGGCTGCGACAAATCCTACAcccaccccagctccctgcGCAAACACATGAAGATCCACTGCAAgtccccgccgccctccccgccgccgggctcTCAGGTCtacccggcggcggggccccccGACGGCCCGCTGCCCCCCGAGGCCGAGCCGGCCGCCGAGCCCACCCGCGGCCGTGGGGCCGCCGCCGCTCTCTCCCCGCCGGTCACCAACCTCAGCGAGTGGTACGTCTGCCAGGCCGGGGGGGCTCCCCggcggccccgcagcccctccagccGCGACGCCTCCCCGGCCTCCGAGGGGGGGGACGAGCCCCACAGGACCTCGGCGGGCAGAACAGCTCCCTAG